The sequence below is a genomic window from Oncorhynchus gorbuscha isolate QuinsamMale2020 ecotype Even-year unplaced genomic scaffold, OgorEven_v1.0 Un_scaffold_2568, whole genome shotgun sequence.
CATATAACAACAAATGAATGCAATCTAATTTAATGAGGAAAATTATCTTGGGTTGGAGAAGCTTCTAGTGATGGCTCTATACATTCTGGTGAAAAGGGAGGGTTTGTGACTCTTCTCTTCAGGTGGGAAGGAATATGCGATGTCTGGAGCAAAGGAGCCATGAGAATTTGTCCTCGACTCTGCAAAGAAAGACCATCCAGTATGTCATGGGTAACAATTCAGAGCAGAGTGCAATGTCTTTCCAAATGAATTAGTTGAACGCTAAAGTAATAATATCTTAGTCTTGAATGAGCAGCAGCAGGGCTTACCTGTAAAGTACACAGTAGGGGAAGTGTTCTGAGGCTGGTACTCCATAGACTTTTGAGGACAGTGGTCCTTTCTAACTTTCTTGGAACCCTGTTTGGTGGGAAAAGGCACATTAAAACAAACTGTTATATATCTTACAAGTACAGTATATCAACTGGAAAAAGGCAATACAATGCTAAAATACTGAATTGTATAAACAAATAATATCTCATACATTCAAAAGCAGTGTTATTCATAAAAAATCTGTACTTGTACTATACCTTTATGTTAAAGCATATCTTGCTGAACATGGTTTTCTTGCTTTTCTTGGACTTGAAGATGGGGATCTGCTCTCCAGTACTGCTGGTGCTATCCCTTACCAAATCCAACATCCCTTCTACAATGTCACTGGTGGCCATGCTGGTACCGGACTCAAAAGAACATTTGGCATTGGCTTTGGTGATCATTTGATGACTTGAGCCAACTGATAAGGCATCCATCATTTTGTTGACCATGACCTTCGTAAGCTGATTCATTGTGTCACTATCCTCTGGCTTGCTCTGATTGAGCTGGATAGGAAAGACCATGCAAGTAGAGGTGCTTGGTTCATTCTGGACTGAAACATCAATGTTTATATTTTCATAATCATCTAACCACTGTTTTAGGAAGCCCTTCACTGTCTCTTCAGCAAATATCTGGAGAAGCTGAGAGGAGAGCTTCCTGGATATGGCACATTGTTCCTTTCCCCATTTCAGCCTTGAAAGAATGGAGTCTGAAGCACTTCTGGCTGCTGCCAATGTTAAGACCTGTGGAGTGCTGTGGCTGTCCTGAAGGGCTATCACTTTATCCACAAATTCATGACTGAAAATGTGGATGGTCCCAGTGGAAATGATTTTTCTCAATTTCCTAACAGCAGATCGGAGGTCGTCAAGATGAGAAGCACCCTGTCCATCTTCCTGTGTGTTCTCAACACTTTCCACCATTTCGTCCACTACCACCCCAGCAGCTTGCCTGACTTTGTCCACAAAGGATGGGGGAAGTAAGTTCTCTGTGTGAAACAAGTCCTGAATGATCATGTTTCTTACAATGGGAAAGTCACTCTGAGCAGATAATTCAGTGGGGATGGGAGTACCGGGCAAGGTGAAGTCCCATTCTGACTGCTTTGATTTTGAAGTAGGtgttagagagatggaggagcgtGAAGAAGAGGTATTTCTTGTATTTTGGCTGTCAGCACTCCTACAACGGTTCGTGCCAATATCCTCCAGCATGGATCCTGAGAGCTTAGTGGTTTTAGGTAGTAATTTGTGCGGAATGTCTACACAGGCATAGTTTCCACCAGGTGTAACACTGCTCTGGTTGACCTCAAGATGGCCGAGACTTGCTCTTTGTGAAGCAGGACTGCTTTGATACGTAAAGATTTGGATTGAACCAAGTGTTGTGTCTGACATTTGAAGATCTTTTCTGAGAAACTCCGTAATCTTACTTTGCAGACTGTAGTAGATGTTACGAGCAACAGACCAGATTCTTTTCTCAGAAACCTGTCCAGTGTTGAGCAGGGAGGTTTCAGATACCATGTCAGATGATTGGGTGGTCTGGGGGAGCTCCTGCTGGTCTTTCACCATGGTTTGTATAATATCAGTAGATGTGGTGGATGTAGATACAGACTGGAGGTACTTATCTGTTGTACCTTCCTCCACAATGTTAAATGATCTAGAGATGACCTCACTCACTCCTTTCTCAGCTTTGGTTTGGAACTCATGACTAGAAAGTTTTTGGAGGCTCTTTGTTGAAAGACTGTGGGAAGATGCAATGCCTTTGGAGGCAGCCGTGCTGCAATCTAGACTTACTGGAGAGGTTCGCTCAGGAGAACCTTGGAGACGTTCAAACATGTCTTCACATGGTGTTGGGGACCTTGACAAGGAGATGTCCTTCAGCTGAGACAGAACACCACCTACCAATATGTTGACCTCAAGGGACATATCAGATATTTTCTTTCCTACTGTGGAGAAGCAAGGTGCATTTGATGTCTGATCCTCGCATGAGGTCAAGATTGTTGAAATGACCTGTTTGGTACTATTGTTCATTAGACCCTCGTctgtttcagtccagagaagtttTGAACTCTCGCTGACACCCATGTGTAGAGTCACTTCCTGGTTCAAACTGTGCAAGTGAGGCACACTCTTACTAGCTTGCGTCACGTTCTGGCTTGCCAAACCAAGGTACTCCTTAGTCACAAGATGTCCAGAGTCCTCTGTTGGTGTATGGCTAGACATTCTTCTCTGCACGTCTGACTTCCGCCGGTGAATGGTGAAGCCCTTTAATGTCTTCTTCATACTGTATTGCTTGTCTATTAGTTGAACtctgggttgaattgaaacaatagctgttaACTCTCATTTGCTTTGTCAAACCTACCCCTTGGAATGACTTTGATATTAACATGGAATATATTTTGTTATTAAGAGATCAATAATAATTCTCACAATAGCATATTGGTAGTAGTCAGTGACATTAAAGATAAGCAGGTCTGGGTGTCGTTAAAACCCTGGTTGGGGTTCGATTGTTTTTTTCTGAAAGTGTATATAATGTTGAAAATCTGACATggtttcaaaggtacaaattcaacctATTTTATATGAAGATGCTTGTGTTTCCAACTTCCCAAAGTTAGTAAACATCCAGAGTTtagaggatgaagacagtgtAGGCCTATACCCCATCTTATTAAACACAAGCAGTCTTTAAGGTATATCTTATTACAGTTTAGGCCTAACTTATTATTTTCTTCCATCTGGCAATATCATTTTAAGGAATGAAATCTGTTTTGTTGCTAGTATTATTAGTAAATGCAGGAAAATACAGCTGTAAAGTACAAGAATCAGCTACTTTCTGAAGGGAAGCCAAGCTCATAAGCAATTTAGAACCTTCAGACAATTAAGACAAAATTGGAACGCAAAGAATGTGTCACAAACGCCTTGTGGTCACATGTTAT
It includes:
- the LOC124026081 gene encoding uncharacterized protein LOC124026081; translation: MGVSESSKLLWTETDEGLMNNSTKQVISTILTSCEDQTSNAPCFSTVGKKISDMSLEVNILVGGVLSQLKDISLSRSPTPCEDMFERLQGSPERTSPVSLDCSTAASKGIASSHSLSTKSLQKLSSHEFQTKAEKGVSEVISRSFNIVEEGTTDKYLQSVSTSTTSTDIIQTMVKDQQELPQTTQSSDMVSETSLLNTGQVSEKRIWSVARNIYYSLQSKITEFLRKDLQMSDTTLGSIQIFTYQSSPASQRASLGHLEVNQSSVTPGGNYACVDIPHKLLPKTTKLSGSMLEDIGTNRCRSADSQNTRNTSSSRSSISLTPTSKSKQSEWDFTLPGTPIPTELSAQSDFPIVRNMIIQDLFHTENLLPPSFVDKVRQAAGVVVDEMVESVENTQEDGQGASHLDDLRSAVRKLRKIISTGTIHIFSHEFVDKVIALQDSHSTPQVLTLAAARSASDSILSRLKWGKEQCAISRKLSSQLLQIFAEETVKGFLKQWLDDYENINIDVSVQNEPSTSTCMVFPIQLNQSKPEDSDTMNQLTKVMVNKMMDALSVGSSHQMITKANAKCSFESGTSMATSDIVEGMLDLVRDSTSSTGEQIPIFKSKKSKKTMFSKICFNIKGSKKVRKDHCPQKSMEYQPQNTSPTVYFTESRTNSHGSFAPDIAYSFPPEEKSHKPSLFTRMYRAITRSFSNPR